One region of Scophthalmus maximus strain ysfricsl-2021 chromosome 13, ASM2237912v1, whole genome shotgun sequence genomic DNA includes:
- the LOC118317870 gene encoding E-selectin-like isoform X1 yields MVSSYYPIILLGSSLAQTALGWTYHLLRTTMNWTQARQHCKTNYTDMVVIQSQEENDYLVSLLPNRKGSPYYWIGITRNHKNETWTWLGNNSTWIGNESWAENEPNNNHSTEFCVEIYVKTGNNRGRWNDEKCSNKKYPVCYKAQCNAASCGRGTCRETIQNITCHCQPGFKGDRCQTAVKCPHLPLTDNGDFSCSRGNQTFNSTCQLKCHLGFLLTGLPAITCRANGVWSGPRPTCTSYKHALLAVAGCGALSALCCICFCWMKRRKRKKLTQVRQPEEATDPSSEVHG; encoded by the exons ATGGTGTCATCCTATTATCCCATTATCCTATTAGGCAGCTCCTTGGCTCAAACTGCCTTGGGCTGGACATATCATCTCTTACGTACAACCATGAACTGGACCCAGGCTCGACAGCATTGCAAGACAAATTACACAGACATGGTGGTCATCCAAAGCCAGGAAGAGAATGACTATCTTGTCTCCCTGCTGCCCAACAGAAAAGGGAGTCCATATTATTGGATTGGAATCACCAGAAACCACAAGAATGAAACTTGGACCTGGCTTGGGAATAACAGCACATGGATTGGTAATGAGTCGTGGGCAGAGAACGAgcccaacaacaaccacagcacAGAGTTCTGTGTGGAGATCTACgtcaaaacaggaaataacagaGGGAGGTGGAATGATGAAAAATGCTCTAATAAGAAATACCCAGTTTGTTACAAAG CCCAGTGCAATGCAGCATCATGTGGCAGAGGAACATGCCGAGAGACAATCCAAAACATAACCTGCCACTGTCAACCAGGTTTTAAGGGAGACAGGTGCCAAACAG CTGTGAAATGTCCCCATCTGCCCCTGACTGATAACGGAGACTTTAGCTGCTCGCGAGGAAACCAGACATTCAATTCAACCTGTCAGCTAAAATGTCACCTAGGCTTCCTGCTGACAGGCCTGCCAGCCATTACCTGCAGGGCCAATGGGGTCTGGAGTGGCCCAAGACCGACTTGTACaa gCTATAAACACGCTCTCTTGGCTGTGGCTGGGTGTGGCGCCCTCTCCGCCTTGTGCTGCATCTGCTTTTGCTGGATGAAACGCAGAAAAC GGAAGAAACTTACCCAAGTAAG GCAGCCTGAAGAAGCGACAGATCCATCCAGTGAGGTGCATGGATAA
- the LOC118317870 gene encoding L-selectin-like isoform X2 gives MKWPLILLLGSSLAQTALGWTYHLLRTTMNWTQARQHCKTNYTDMVVIQSQEENDYLVSLLPNRKGSPYYWIGITRNHKNETWTWLGNNSTWIGNESWAENEPNNNHSTEFCVEIYVKTGNNRGRWNDEKCSNKKYPVCYKAQCNAASCGRGTCRETIQNITCHCQPGFKGDRCQTAVKCPHLPLTDNGDFSCSRGNQTFNSTCQLKCHLGFLLTGLPAITCRANGVWSGPRPTCTSYKHALLAVAGCGALSALCCICFCWMKRRKRKKLTQVRQPEEATDPSSEVHG, from the exons ATGAAGTGGCCACTAATCCTCCTCCTTG GCAGCTCCTTGGCTCAAACTGCCTTGGGCTGGACATATCATCTCTTACGTACAACCATGAACTGGACCCAGGCTCGACAGCATTGCAAGACAAATTACACAGACATGGTGGTCATCCAAAGCCAGGAAGAGAATGACTATCTTGTCTCCCTGCTGCCCAACAGAAAAGGGAGTCCATATTATTGGATTGGAATCACCAGAAACCACAAGAATGAAACTTGGACCTGGCTTGGGAATAACAGCACATGGATTGGTAATGAGTCGTGGGCAGAGAACGAgcccaacaacaaccacagcacAGAGTTCTGTGTGGAGATCTACgtcaaaacaggaaataacagaGGGAGGTGGAATGATGAAAAATGCTCTAATAAGAAATACCCAGTTTGTTACAAAG CCCAGTGCAATGCAGCATCATGTGGCAGAGGAACATGCCGAGAGACAATCCAAAACATAACCTGCCACTGTCAACCAGGTTTTAAGGGAGACAGGTGCCAAACAG CTGTGAAATGTCCCCATCTGCCCCTGACTGATAACGGAGACTTTAGCTGCTCGCGAGGAAACCAGACATTCAATTCAACCTGTCAGCTAAAATGTCACCTAGGCTTCCTGCTGACAGGCCTGCCAGCCATTACCTGCAGGGCCAATGGGGTCTGGAGTGGCCCAAGACCGACTTGTACaa gCTATAAACACGCTCTCTTGGCTGTGGCTGGGTGTGGCGCCCTCTCCGCCTTGTGCTGCATCTGCTTTTGCTGGATGAAACGCAGAAAAC GGAAGAAACTTACCCAAGTAAG GCAGCCTGAAGAAGCGACAGATCCATCCAGTGAGGTGCATGGATAA